The following nucleotide sequence is from Gymnodinialimonas sp. 202GB13-11.
CCCCCGCCCTCACCCTTGCTTTCGTCTGCCTTGCCGCGCCCGCCATGGCCGAGCCTCAGTGCTCGGGCGGTGGTTATGTGGCTGATGCCGTGGTCGTCCCTGCGACCGAGATCGGCAATGTCACCGTCGCCACGCAATATGCGTGGGATGGGGGTGGCCGACTGGTCGATGTTTGCAACCTTCTGACCGATAGCGGTTTCTTTGCCACCTGGTCGCTCTTCTCCGGCGAAGTGGATGCGGCCTATCCCGGCATCTGCGTGTCGCTGACCAACGATGCGGGCGAGGAATGGTTCTCCTGCCAGACGCCTGAGGCCACAACGGCTGCGTTCAACGCAACGCCCGGCACCGAGGAAGCGATCCTGCGGTTCGAAGAATGGGCCGCGGAAGCGCCGCAGCTCTAACGACGCATACTGGGCGGCCAAACCACTGGGCCGCCCATACTAAAGGTTTTCGAAAGGGTTCACACCACCGCTAGGCGTTGGTGGACCTTCGCTAGGATTGAATGGATTGTTTTGAAGCGGTCCAGTTTGATTGCGATCCCAGCATAGAATTGCAGAAGCCAGAGCGGCATTGCTCCCTGAAAGCGATGTTCGGTAAAACGAACCATCAGGAAAATTGATGGTAAACTGGGTCCCAACCTGAAGGGCCGTAACCAAATCCACAACATCTTCGTTGTTTGGGAGAATCTGCATTAGTTGAGCACTGTTGAGCGTGTCATTTGTGTCACGCGGAAAGGTGCGAGCAAACATCAAAAAGCGGGATCCATCTATTTCAAAGATTAGCGAGCCTAGATCAGCTCCGTAAGGCAGGGTGAAATCGTCTCGAAAGAAAAGAAAATCGATATTGTCGCCATAGAACCGCGTAGAGAACCAAGCATTCGTGTAGTCAATTCCCGCATAACAGACACTTAATTGACCAGCAGACTCTGCCTCTAGGTATCGAGAAATCCATTGCTGCGAATTTGCAGGAAATGAAGCAAGTAAACTAAGACCCAACAACGGCAAAACCTTGGTTGTGCGCATTCTAATCCCTCTACCATCGTATGGCATGCAATTTGCACTTAAACCTCTTCCACGTCCATCACCCCTTCAAGGCTGCGCAGCGCGCCCTTGATCTGGGGGGAGACGGGGAAGTTGTCGCCCAAGATCACTTCAACCTCACCCGGCAGGTCGGGGGCCATCAGGCAGAGGTGGATCGGCCCTTTGGCGGCCTTCGCGGCATCGGCGGCGGTGCGTTCCAGAAGGCTCTCGACCGATGAAATCCCGGTGGCATCGTCGATGAAGACGCGCAGGCCACTCGCCTCGCCCGCGATGGCGTTGTCGACAGGGGTGATCGCGCGGGCGAGCAGCTTGAGTTGATCTGCCTCTAGGGTCGCTTCGGCCTGCACCTGCACATTGCTGCCGGTTTCAAGGAATTCGCGGCTGGCTTCCAACGCCTCGGAGAACACCGTGATCTCGTAAAGGCCGGTTGGGTCGCTCAGCGACACGAAGGCGAAACGATTGCCGCGCTGGCTTTTACGTTCCTGTTTGACGGAGACAGCCCCGGCCATCTTGGCCACGAACGGCCCCTGCTGCACGCGTTGTTCGACCTCCGCCAGCGTCATCACCCCGCGCCGTTTCAGGGCAGGCAGGTAATCGTCAAGCGGATGACCCGAGAAATAGAAGCCCACCGCCTGATGTTCCGCCGCCAGCCGTTCGTTCGGCAGCCAATCTGGCGGGTTCGGTAGGCGTGGCTCGGGAAGGTCGTCGCCCGCATCGCCGAACAACGACACCTGATCTGACGCCGCCTGATCGTGTACAGCACCGGAATAAGCGGTCAGGGCATCAAGGCTGTCGATCACGCGGCGGCGGTTTCGGTCGAGTTCATCGAATGCCCCGGCGCGAGCCAGCATTTCAAGCGATCGCTTGCCGACGCGCTTGAGATCGACACGGCGAGCCAGATCAAAGAGCGTCGCATAGGGCTTCTCCCCCTGCTCCGTCTGACGGCCTTCTACGATCATCTTCATCGCTTCGACGCCCACATTCTTGAGCGCGCCGAGGGCGTAGAGAATCTTGCCCTCTTTCACCGTGAACGTCGCCGCAGACCGGTTCACGCATGGAGGCAGGGTTTCAATCCCCAGCCGGTCAACCTCCTGCTTATACACGCCCAGCTTGTCGGTCAGGTGGATATCGCAGTTCATCACGGCGGCCATGAATTCGACCGGATGGTTCGCCTTCAGCCAGGCCGTTTGATAGCTGACGACCGCGTAGGCGGCGGCGTGGGATTTGTTGAAGCCGTAGTTGGCGAACTTGTCGAGAAGGTGCCAAACCTCCAGCGCCTTCTGTTCATCGACGCCGTTTTCCTTGGCACCGGCCAGAAACTTCGGACGCTCGGCATCCATAGCTTCCTGAATCTTCTTACCCATCGCGCGACGCAGCAGGTCGGCGCCACCAAGCGAATAACCCGCCATTTCCTGCGCGATCTGCATCACCTGTTCCTGGTAAACGATGATGCCCTGCGTCTCGTCGAGGATATGGTCGATGGATGGATGCAGCGTATCGCGGTCGGAGATCCCGTTTTTCACCTCGCAGAACTTCGGAATGTTCTCCATCGGGCCGGGGCGGTAGAGCGCCACAAGTGCAATGATGTCTTCGATGCAGTCGGGCTTCATGCGCCGGAGCGCGTCCATCATGCCCGAACTTTCCACCTGGAACACAGCGACGGTCTTGGCGGAGGCGTAGAGGTCGTAGGTCGCCTTATCGTCTAGCGGGATGGCGTTGGCTTGGTTCTCCGTCCCCGGTTCGGGAACGTAAAGCTGCGAACCGTCCGGGCCTTCGTGGAGCTGCCGCCCACTCCCGTGGATCAGATCGATGGCGTTCTGCACAACCGTCAGGGTCTTCAGACCAAGGAAGTCGAACTTAACCAGCCCCGCCGGTTCCACCCATTTCATGTTGAACTGCGTGGCCGGCATGTCCGATCGTGGATCGCGGTAAAGCGGCACCAGCTCATCCAGCGGGCGGTCCCCGATCACCACGCCCGCAGCGTGGGTGGAGGCATTGCGCAGAAGCCCCTCCACCTTCTCCGCATAATCCATCAAACGGCGCGTCGGGTTCACCTTGCCGTCGCGCTTGTCCTGCTCCGTCTCGCGCATTTCCTCAAGGAACCGCGGCTCATCCTTGATGGCCTGCGCAATGCCCACGGGCTTCACGCCCTCCACCGGGATCATCTTGGAAAGCCGGTCTACCTGCCCGAACGGCATCTGCAACACACGTCCCACATCGCGCACGGCGGCTTTGGATAGCAACGCACCGAAGGTGATGATCTGCCCCACCCGGTCGCGACCGTATTTCTCCTGCACGTAACGGATCACCTCTTCCCGGCGATCCATGCAGAAGTCGATATCGAAGTCGGGCATCGATACACGTTCGGGGTTCAGGAAGCGTTCAAAAAGCAGGGAGTAGCGCAGCGGATCGAGGTCGGTGATCGTCAGCGCGTAAGCCACAAGTGACCCCGCGCCCGAGCCACGACCCGGCCCCACTGGAATGTCATTGTCTTTGGACCACTGAATGAAGTCCGCCACGATCAGGAAGTAGCCGGGGAAGCCCATTCCTTCGATGATCCCCAGCTCGAAATCGAGCCGCTTCTGGTATTCCTCGACCGACACAGCGTGCGGGATCACGGCAAGGCGCGCTTGCAGACCTTCGTTGGCCATACGCCGCAATTCCGCGACCTCGTCATCGGCAAATTTGGGCAAGATCGGATCGTGGGTTTCCGCCCGGAACGCGCAACGCTGCGCGATCTCGACGGTGTTTTCCAGCGCCTCCGGCAGATCAGCAAACAGCGCGGCCATTTCCTCGGGCGTCTTGAAATAGTGCTGCGGGGTCAGACGGCGGCGCGGCTCAGACTGGTCGACATATGCACCTTGGGCGACACACAGCATCGCGTCGTGCGCCTCATACATCTCCGTCTTCGGGAAGTAGACGTCGTTTGTGGCCACAAGCGGCAGATCAAGCGCATAGGCCAGTTCCACATGGCCCCGCTCCGTCAGCCGCTCCGCCTCCGGCGCGCCGCCCTCTCCTGGATGGCGCTGCAATTCGACATACAGCCGGTCCGGGTAGATGGCCGCCAGCGTCTTGAGCAACGCCTCCGCCTTCGGCCGCTGCCCGCCCTGCAAATGCATCCCTACCGGTCCGTCTGGTCCACCGCTCAGGCAGATCACGCCTTCAGAATGCGCCTCCAATTCCGGCATGGTCACATGGGGCACCGAGCCGTCACCCCGCAGATACAGCGCGGAGTTCAGCTTCATGAGGTTCTCGTAGCCCTGCCGATCCTGGGCCAACAGCACCACCGGCGCTGGCGCACGCGGCTTTTCGCCCGGCGCCGCCACCTCGTATTCCAGATCAACCTGACAGCCCACAATGGGCTGAACGCCCGCCTTCTTCGCCATCTCGGAGAATTCGAGCGCGCAGAACATGTTGTTTGTGTCCGTCACAGCAACAGCGGGCATTCCCGCATCGGCCACCATTCCGGGCAGTTTCTTGACGCGCATGGCACCTTCAAGAAGCGAATATTCCGTGTGAACACGCAGGTGAATGAATCGTGGGGCAGCCATGCTGGTAGCCTATCTTGCGTGTCCAGCCGCAGAAACCCCAATCTGTGCTGTTTCCGCGATTGTTTCCAAACCAGTATATTGCCGCCGACCCCCAGACGCATTTATGCCTTATTTTAGTCACTGTCTGCAAAGTGCGTCCGATGAAAATTGAACTGGAACAAGCGTTTGCGACGCTTGGCGTGCCTGCCAGCGCGTCTGCGTCCGATGTCCGATCTGCGTATCGGTCATTGATCCGTCAAAACCACCCCGACCATGTCGCGGGTGACACGACGGCCGCGACACATCGCCTGGCCGAGATCAACGCCGCCAAGGATCTCATCGACCGTAGCCCTGCTCCCACCATCGCTCAGCCAAGTCGCACGCCCCCAAAGCAGGCGCAAGCGGATCAGAGCGCGCCTCTGACGGCTGAACAGCAGCGCGCGCGCCGCGAAGCTGAGGCACGGGCGTTTCGCAAAGCGATGGAAACGCGAGCTCATGCGGACCTGGAGGCGGAACGCCGCGCCCGCGCCGCCGCGGACCGCCGTAGCAGCGCCCGTGAAAAGGCCGAAGCGCAACGCCGCGTGGAAGAAGAGGCCCGCCGCGAGCGACAAGCAGCCTTTGCGGCAGCCCTGCGCGGAACAACAGAAACACCCAGCCCAGTGTCGATCCTTGGCCGGCTGCGTGCCCTCGGGTCGCGAACTTCAGCGGGCGCTTAATTGCGCCTGTAAACCACCCGCCGCACATCCCGCAAAAATCGCAATCTGGCGGTTGAAGCCGCCACCGCTCAACCATTGCGAAAGAGAATCGTGTCATTTCGGTCATACCGGGGAGGGCTTGCGCCTCTTTCCCCCGGACATGGTGTATACAACCGCCCGCGCCAGACTGTAGCTACCCTATACCGGACGCTGGGGACCGCGGTCGGACGAATGTAAAGAAATGTCGGGAAAACCGATCTGATGGACCGTTTTGTAATCAATTCCGTTGTTGCTCTTGGCACCGGACTGTCGCTCGTACTCCTTGTCGGCCTGGTGGAGCTTCAGCCCGTGGGCGCCAGCACCGAGGGCTATGAAACTGTCCTGACCACCGACGCTGGCAAAATCTCGAACACGTAAGACCACAAAAAGTTAGCTGAGAGGCTATCTTTTCAATTTTCGCCGTGTTAGTTAGCCACATGGCTAACAATCTGGATCACATCTTCTCTGCCCTTTCTGACCCTACGCGCCGCGCTATTGTCGCACGACTTGGTCAGGGTGAGGCACCGGTAAAAACCCTTGCCGCGCCCCATGACATGGCCTTGCCGAGTTTTCTCAAACATATCGACGCTCTGGAACGTGCGGGGCTTGTACATTCGCGCAAGGAAGGCCGGGTGCGGGTCTGCACCCTGCATCCAGAGGCTTTGGCCGCAGCCGAATCCTGGCTCGACCAGCAACGCAATCTTTGGGCCGGGCGGATGGATCGCCTCGGCCGCTTGGCCGAACAAATCGCCGAAGACGAAAGGACCGCCGAATGACAACCGATACCGACACCTTCCATTTCACGCGGGCCATGCCGCTGTCAGCGGACCGGATGTGGCACCTAATCACGGACACGACGATGCGCGAATCCTGGGGTGCGCCCGGGGATCATGTCCTTGAGACGATCACCGCCGACATGCGCGTCGGTGGCGTTGAGCGGCATCGGTGTGGCCCCGCCGACAACCCTGAATTCGAGGTCGAGACGCGCTGGCTTCACCTCGACGCCCCCGGAAACGCCGTCTTCACCGAACAGATCGAAGCCGGCGGCATGACCGTTGGCGCAAGCCTCGTGACGTT
It contains:
- the dnaE gene encoding DNA polymerase III subunit alpha — its product is MAAPRFIHLRVHTEYSLLEGAMRVKKLPGMVADAGMPAVAVTDTNNMFCALEFSEMAKKAGVQPIVGCQVDLEYEVAAPGEKPRAPAPVVLLAQDRQGYENLMKLNSALYLRGDGSVPHVTMPELEAHSEGVICLSGGPDGPVGMHLQGGQRPKAEALLKTLAAIYPDRLYVELQRHPGEGGAPEAERLTERGHVELAYALDLPLVATNDVYFPKTEMYEAHDAMLCVAQGAYVDQSEPRRRLTPQHYFKTPEEMAALFADLPEALENTVEIAQRCAFRAETHDPILPKFADDEVAELRRMANEGLQARLAVIPHAVSVEEYQKRLDFELGIIEGMGFPGYFLIVADFIQWSKDNDIPVGPGRGSGAGSLVAYALTITDLDPLRYSLLFERFLNPERVSMPDFDIDFCMDRREEVIRYVQEKYGRDRVGQIITFGALLSKAAVRDVGRVLQMPFGQVDRLSKMIPVEGVKPVGIAQAIKDEPRFLEEMRETEQDKRDGKVNPTRRLMDYAEKVEGLLRNASTHAAGVVIGDRPLDELVPLYRDPRSDMPATQFNMKWVEPAGLVKFDFLGLKTLTVVQNAIDLIHGSGRQLHEGPDGSQLYVPEPGTENQANAIPLDDKATYDLYASAKTVAVFQVESSGMMDALRRMKPDCIEDIIALVALYRPGPMENIPKFCEVKNGISDRDTLHPSIDHILDETQGIIVYQEQVMQIAQEMAGYSLGGADLLRRAMGKKIQEAMDAERPKFLAGAKENGVDEQKALEVWHLLDKFANYGFNKSHAAAYAVVSYQTAWLKANHPVEFMAAVMNCDIHLTDKLGVYKQEVDRLGIETLPPCVNRSAATFTVKEGKILYALGALKNVGVEAMKMIVEGRQTEQGEKPYATLFDLARRVDLKRVGKRSLEMLARAGAFDELDRNRRRVIDSLDALTAYSGAVHDQAASDQVSLFGDAGDDLPEPRLPNPPDWLPNERLAAEHQAVGFYFSGHPLDDYLPALKRRGVMTLAEVEQRVQQGPFVAKMAGAVSVKQERKSQRGNRFAFVSLSDPTGLYEITVFSEALEASREFLETGSNVQVQAEATLEADQLKLLARAITPVDNAIAGEASGLRVFIDDATGISSVESLLERTAADAAKAAKGPIHLCLMAPDLPGEVEVILGDNFPVSPQIKGALRSLEGVMDVEEV
- a CDS encoding J domain-containing protein, with the translated sequence MKIELEQAFATLGVPASASASDVRSAYRSLIRQNHPDHVAGDTTAATHRLAEINAAKDLIDRSPAPTIAQPSRTPPKQAQADQSAPLTAEQQRARREAEARAFRKAMETRAHADLEAERRARAAADRRSSAREKAEAQRRVEEEARRERQAAFAAALRGTTETPSPVSILGRLRALGSRTSAGA
- a CDS encoding ArsR/SmtB family transcription factor, with the protein product MANNLDHIFSALSDPTRRAIVARLGQGEAPVKTLAAPHDMALPSFLKHIDALERAGLVHSRKEGRVRVCTLHPEALAAAESWLDQQRNLWAGRMDRLGRLAEQIAEDERTAE
- a CDS encoding SRPBCC domain-containing protein, whose product is MTTDTDTFHFTRAMPLSADRMWHLITDTTMRESWGAPGDHVLETITADMRVGGVERHRCGPADNPEFEVETRWLHLDAPGNAVFTEQIEAGGMTVGASLVTFRIAEADAGSTVTATVAVSSFVGPEMIAEFKAGWEGGLVNLEKLAKSEAESA